The genomic segment CTGCGCCGGAGGTCACCATGAACATCCCGCCGGATCTGCGTTACACCGAGTCCGACGAGTGGGTCCGCCTGGAAGGCGACGAAGCCGTCTGCGGTGTCACGGATTACGCCCAGAGCCAGCTCTCCGATGTGGTTTACGTGGAGCTCCCCGAGGTCGGTCGCACCTTCCGCAAGGGCGAGGTCTTCGGGACCATCGAGTCCGTCAAGGCCGCGGCCGACCTTTACATGCCGATGAGCGGGACCATCACCGCGGTGAACGCGGAGCTCGTCCAGAACCCGGAGTGGGTCAACCAGGATCCCTACGGGCGGGCCTGGCTGATCCGATTCCGCCCCAGCGATCCGTCGGAATACGAGACCCTGATGGACGCGGAGGCCTACCGGGCTCACTGCGAAGCTCGCGCGCACTGAGCCCATCTTCCTCCGCGCAACCTCGGAGTTCCCCGCGCGGGACCATCGTGTTCCGGAGGCGCCGATGCGGTTCATCCCGCACACCGAGGAAGAGCGTCAGGAGATGCTCCGGGCCATCGGCGTGGAGCGCATCGAGGACCTCTTCGCGGATGTCCCGGAAGCCTATCGGTTCCCTCCGCTGAACCTCCCCCCTCCTCTGACCGAGCTGGAGGCCCGCTGGGAGCTGGAGGCCCTGGCGGAGGCCAACACCCACGCCGGCCAATATGCCTGCTTCCTGGGGGCCGGCGCCTACCGCCATTTCATCCCCGCCGTGGTCGATGAGCTGCTCCGCCGGGGCGAGTTCTACACCGCCTACACCCCCTACCAGCCGGAAGTCAGCCAGGGGACCCTCCAGGCGATGTTCGAGTTCCAGTCGATGATCTGCGCCCTCACCGGCATGGAGGTCGCCAACGCCAGCCATTACGACGGTTCCTCGGCGCTGGCGGAGGCGGTGCTGATGGCCCTGCGGCTGACCCGGGGCGAGCGGCCCCGCATCCTTCTCTTCCCCACCATCCATCCGGAATACCGGGCTGTGGTCCGCACCTACGTGCAGCACCTGGACGTCCGCCTAGAGGGGGATGAAGGCTGGACCCGGGAGCAGCTGCGGGAGCCGCTGGCCGTGCTGGAGGCGCTGGAGGCCCGTCTGGATGGGAAGACGGCGGCCCTGGTGATCCCTTACCCCGACTTCCTGGGCCGGGTGCTCCCGCCGGCCCGCCTGCGGGAGACCGCGGACCGCGTGCACCGGGCGGGGGCGCTGCTGATCGCGGTGATCAACCCCATCGCCCTGGCCCTCTTCGACCCCCCGGGGTCCTGGGGGGCGGACATCGTGGTGGGCGAGGGGCAGCCCCTGGGGATCCCCCTGAGCTTCGGCGGGCCTTACCTGGGCCTGATGGCCACCCGGATGGCCTTCGTGCGCCAGCTGCCGGGGCGCCTGGTGGGGGAGACGGTGGACCGGGAGGGCCGTCGGGGCTATGTGCTCACCCTCTCCACCCGCGAGCAGCACATCCGCCGGGAGAAGGCCACCAGCAACATCACCACCAACGTGGGCCTGATGGCCCTGGCGGCCACGATCTATCTCTCGGCCCTGGGCCGGCATGGCCTGCGCCAGGTGGCCACCCTCTGCTACCACAAGGCCCACTACTTGGCCGGGCGCATCGCCGCCCTCCCCGGCTACGAGGTGTGGACGGAGCAGCCCTTCTTCCATGAGTTTGTGGTCCGAACCCCCCGGCCAGTGGAGGAGATCAACCGGATCCTCTATGAGGACTATCAGATCATCGGCGGCTATGACCTGGGCCGGGCCTACCCAGAGCTGGACGGCCACATGCTGCTGTGCGCCACCGAGATGAACACCCGGGAGGAGCTGGACGCCCTGGTGACGGCCCTGAGTGAGATCGGCGGGCTGAAAGCCGTGGCGGAAGCGGGTAAAGATCCTTTGTAGGAGGGGCTTTAGCCCCGAACCTCCGCCTTCGATGACGCGAGGGGTCGCGGCGAAAGCTCTAACCTGAACCCGCGTCTTCGATCCCGCAAGGTCGCGGCTGAAGCCGCTCCTACAAGGAGGGAGGTGAACCGATGACGGAGCCCTTGATCTTTGAATATTCGGTCCCCGGCCGGCGCGGGGTGGAGCTGCCGGAGCCCGATGTGCCCGAGACCCCTCTGCCGGAGGGGTTCCAGCGGGCGGATCTCCCGCTGCCTGAGGTCAGCGAGGTCGACGTCGTCCGCCACTTCCTCCGGCTCTCCCAGATGAACTACGGGGTGGACAAGGGCTTTTACCCCCTGGGCTCCTGCACGATGAAATACAACCCCAAGATCAACGAGGAGATGGCCCGCCTGCCGGGCTTCGCCCACCTGCACCCCTATCAGGATCCGGAGACGGTGCAGGGCGCCTTGGCGCTGATGTATCACCTGCAGGAGTTCCTGAAAGAGATCGGGGGGTTCGCCGCGGTCTCCCTGCAGCCGGCGGCGGGCTCCCAGGGGGAGCTGGCCGGCATCCTGATGATCCGGGCCTACCATCGGGACCGCGGGGAGGGGAAGAAGCGGATCAAGATGCTGATCCCCGACTCGGCCCACGGCACGAACCCCGCCTCCTCGGCGATGGCGGGCCTGCAGGTGGTCAACATCCCCTCCGACCGGCGGGGGAACATCGACCTGGACGCCCTGCGGAAGGAGTGCGACGAGACGGTGGCGGGGCTGATGATCACCAACCCCAACACCCTGGGCCTCTTCGACGAGAACCTGCTGGAGGCCATCGACCTGGTCCATCGCTGCGGGGGGCTGATCTACGGGGACGGGGCCAACATGAACGCCCTGATGGGGATCTGCAAGCCCGGCGCGATGGGCTTCGATGTCATGCACTATAACCTCCACAAGACCTTCAGCACCCCCCACGGCGGCGGCGGCCCGGGGGCCGGCCCCATCGGGGCCAGCGAGCGGCTGGCCCCCTATCTGCCCGGGCCCATCGTGGCCATCGATCGGGAACGAACAGTGCGGCCGGACGAACCCTTCTACACGTTCGTCTGGCCGGAGCGGAGCATCGGCCGGGTGCGGGCCTTCCACGGCCACTTTGGGGTCTTCGTCCGCGCCTACACCTACATTCGGATGCACGGCCCGCGCCTGCGGGAGGTCTCCGAGGCGGCGGTCCTCAACGCCAACTACCTCCTCGCGCGGCTGCGGGGGATCTACCCGGTGCCCTACGACCGGCTCTGCAAGCACGAGTTCGTGATCATGGGGAAGATCCCCGGCACCCCCATCCGGGCCCTGGACATCTCCAAGCGGCTGATGGATTACGGCTTCCACCCGCCGACGAACTACTTCCCGCTGATCGTCCCCGAAGCCCTGATGATCGAGCCGACGGAGACCGAGAGCAAGGCCACCCTGGACGCCTTCGCCGAGGCGATGCGGCGCATCGCCGAGGAAGCCCGGGAGGACCCTGAGCGGCTGCAGCAGGCTCCGCACACCACCCCTGTCCGTCGGCTGGACGAGGCCCGGGCGGCCCGGAGCCTGGTGCTGCGGTATGCGCCTGCCCCGGCCCCACAGCCCGCCTCCGAGCCGCGATAGGCCGCGGGGGAAAGCGGAGATCCCCCGCTCCGGGCAATGGATGTTCGCTTCGTCAAAATGGGCTTGCAGGGTGTGGTAAAATGTTTTAACCGGATATGGAAATCGGAAGATCCGAAAGGGGGTGGGGGAAGGATGCGGTGGATAGAGCCGGAGTGGATCACCGTCGTGGAGGGGCCGGCGCCGCAATTCCAACCTGCCCGGGAGGTCTGGGCGTTCTCGATCTACGAAGGGCCCACGCCCCAGCCGGTGGCGGTGTGCCAGATGCGGACCTTCAACGGGGAGAAGATGCTGGAGCGCTGCCGTCGGGCCTGGGGGGAGGGACGCCCGGTGCAGCTGGATTTCCCCGCCCCATCGGGAGAGCGGCGCTGGGCGGACGTGATCGCCGCCCGGGTGGAGCGCTGGCCGGAGGGCGACGTGCTGGTCCTTTGGGTGCGGCGCCCTCGCCCCATGGAGCATCCGGAGAACGCATAGAAAAGGGAGCGGAACCGTGAGCCATGCGCTGCAAGCGTTCATCGAGGCCCACACCCGGCAGGTGGAGCCACTGGTCGTCGCCCAGTCCGAAGCCTACTGGCGGTTCACCACCACCGGCCGCAAGGAGGACGAGGAAGAATACGCCCGGCTGACCGCGGCGCTGCGCAAGGTTTACGCCGACCGGGAGGCCTTCGCCCGGCTGCGCCGGCTGATGGAGGAGGCCGGGCTCCTCAAAGACGGCGTCTTCACCCCGAACCCCCAGGTCCCCCCTCTGCTCGCCCGCCAGGCCCGCATCCTCTATGACGACTTCCGCGGCCTGCAGATCGACCCCGCCCTGATCGATGCCATCACCGAGCTGGAGAAAGAGGTCGAGGGCGCCTTCAACACTTTCCGGGCCACCCTGCGGGGACGGCCGGTCACCGACAACCAGATCCGCCAGATCCTGCGGACCTCCGAGGACCTGGCCCTGCGGCGGGAGGCCTGGGAGGCCAGCAAGCAGATCGGCGCCCAGGTGGCCGAACGGCTGCTCCGCCTGGTGGAGCGGCGCAACGAAGGGGCCCGCCAGGTGGGCTTTGACAACTTCTACACCATGAGCCTAGCCCTGGCCGAGCAGGATGAGGGGGAGCTGTTCCGGCTGCTCGATCATCTGGATCGGCTGACCCGCCCCCTGTTCGCCGCCTATAAGGCGGAGCTGGACGCGGAGCTGGCCCGGCGGTTCGGTGTGGAGGTCGCCGACCTCTACCCCTGGCATTACAGCGACCCCTTCTTCCAGGAGCCGCCGGAAGCCGGGGATGGGATCAGCCGCCTGTTCGAGGGCCGCGACCCGGTGACCCTCTCGCGGGCCTTCTACTCGGCCATCGGGCTGGAGA from the Thermoflexus hugenholtzii JAD2 genome contains:
- a CDS encoding M2 family metallopeptidase, with the translated sequence MSHALQAFIEAHTRQVEPLVVAQSEAYWRFTTTGRKEDEEEYARLTAALRKVYADREAFARLRRLMEEAGLLKDGVFTPNPQVPPLLARQARILYDDFRGLQIDPALIDAITELEKEVEGAFNTFRATLRGRPVTDNQIRQILRTSEDLALRREAWEASKQIGAQVAERLLRLVERRNEGARQVGFDNFYTMSLALAEQDEGELFRLLDHLDRLTRPLFAAYKAELDAELARRFGVEVADLYPWHYSDPFFQEPPEAGDGISRLFEGRDPVTLSRAFYSAIGLEIEDILARSDLYEREGKQQHAYCIHIDRKGDVRILANLQPDAYWAETMLHELGHAVYDKYIDRDLPFLLRTPAHILSTEAIAVLMGRLIHHPAWLRRYLGLEEESLQQALPQALRRHRAKLLIFTRWVLVMAHFERALYQNPRQDLNRLWWDLVEEFQMVRRPEGRDAPDWAAKIHFSVAPVYYHNYLLGELAASQLLMTLRARIGEDEAWIASPETGAFLIRRYFRPGRSVDWNTLMVFATGYPLSPEPFARDLEPAA
- the gcvPB gene encoding aminomethyl-transferring glycine dehydrogenase subunit GcvPB produces the protein MTEPLIFEYSVPGRRGVELPEPDVPETPLPEGFQRADLPLPEVSEVDVVRHFLRLSQMNYGVDKGFYPLGSCTMKYNPKINEEMARLPGFAHLHPYQDPETVQGALALMYHLQEFLKEIGGFAAVSLQPAAGSQGELAGILMIRAYHRDRGEGKKRIKMLIPDSAHGTNPASSAMAGLQVVNIPSDRRGNIDLDALRKECDETVAGLMITNPNTLGLFDENLLEAIDLVHRCGGLIYGDGANMNALMGICKPGAMGFDVMHYNLHKTFSTPHGGGGPGAGPIGASERLAPYLPGPIVAIDRERTVRPDEPFYTFVWPERSIGRVRAFHGHFGVFVRAYTYIRMHGPRLREVSEAAVLNANYLLARLRGIYPVPYDRLCKHEFVIMGKIPGTPIRALDISKRLMDYGFHPPTNYFPLIVPEALMIEPTETESKATLDAFAEAMRRIAEEAREDPERLQQAPHTTPVRRLDEARAARSLVLRYAPAPAPQPASEPR
- the gcvH gene encoding glycine cleavage system protein GcvH; its protein translation is MNIPPDLRYTESDEWVRLEGDEAVCGVTDYAQSQLSDVVYVELPEVGRTFRKGEVFGTIESVKAAADLYMPMSGTITAVNAELVQNPEWVNQDPYGRAWLIRFRPSDPSEYETLMDAEAYRAHCEARAH
- the gcvPA gene encoding aminomethyl-transferring glycine dehydrogenase subunit GcvPA, whose protein sequence is MRFIPHTEEERQEMLRAIGVERIEDLFADVPEAYRFPPLNLPPPLTELEARWELEALAEANTHAGQYACFLGAGAYRHFIPAVVDELLRRGEFYTAYTPYQPEVSQGTLQAMFEFQSMICALTGMEVANASHYDGSSALAEAVLMALRLTRGERPRILLFPTIHPEYRAVVRTYVQHLDVRLEGDEGWTREQLREPLAVLEALEARLDGKTAALVIPYPDFLGRVLPPARLRETADRVHRAGALLIAVINPIALALFDPPGSWGADIVVGEGQPLGIPLSFGGPYLGLMATRMAFVRQLPGRLVGETVDREGRRGYVLTLSTREQHIRREKATSNITTNVGLMALAATIYLSALGRHGLRQVATLCYHKAHYLAGRIAALPGYEVWTEQPFFHEFVVRTPRPVEEINRILYEDYQIIGGYDLGRAYPELDGHMLLCATEMNTREELDALVTALSEIGGLKAVAEAGKDPL